The following is a genomic window from Sporocytophaga myxococcoides DSM 11118.
TCTCTTATTATATCCGTTGCTTCAATTACAGCTCTTGCAGAACTGTCATTTCCAAACAACACACCAAACTCGTTTCTGTCAATAATTTCTTCATCGAGCTTAGCATTTTTAATTGCTTCCAAAGTAGATAGATAAGCATATTCACCTTGTTCCGCCAGACCAATTCTTTGTCTTCTGTCAAGTATTCCTTTCAGAACCGGTTTTTCAACCATCCCGGTAAGTGGCGAACGAAAACCCATAATTCTTCGCTCTTCATCAAATACAATTCCTGACTTTCCCTTATAAAGAGAATCGCGCACTTGATCCAGGCCTGTTCCCAGGCAGGAATAAATACCAATTCCAGTAATAACTACCCTGTTCATTTATACTAGGTGATTCTTATATTAAATACTAGGTATACAATCCTCCATTTACAGATATTACCTCTCCGGTAACATATGATGCCTTGTCTGAAGCTAGAAATGATACAACATTCGAAACCTCCTCTGCAGTTCCAAATCTGGCCAAAGGAATTAATGATTTAAATTCTTTTTCATTAATATCTTTTGTCATATCTGTTACAATAAAGCCTGGAGCCACGGCATTGACGGTTACTCCTCTTCTCCCTACTTCCTGCGCCAAGGCTTTTGTTGCTCCTATTATTGCTGCTTTGCTGGCAGAATAATTTGTTTGTCCCGGCATTCCCTTGATTCCAGAAAGAGAGACAACGTTTACTATTCTTCCATATTTATTAACCAACATTCCCTTTACAACCAGTCTGGTTATGTAAAAGAAACCATTAAGGCTTATATCAAGTACACCATGCCACTCCTCTTCACTCATCCACATCAGAAGATTATCTTTTCTGATTCCGGCATTGTTGACTAAAACCTCTATTACTTTATCAGGATTTTTTTCGAGCCAGGTTCCCAAGACGCCTTCAACTTCTTCTTTTTTAGAAACATTGAATTGCATTAGTTCACCATCACTACCCTTTTCTCTTATTAGCTCAAGTGTCTTTTCTGCTTCCTGAACGTTTGATTGAAAATTGATGAGAATTTTATAGCCCATCTCTGCGAGATTCAGACACACAGCTCTTCCAATCCCTCTTGAACCTCCTGTAACTAAAGCGTATTTCATTATTAAAAAAATTTATTATTTCTTTCAAACAATTTCCTGCATATCAGGTTAATGATCTAGGATAAGTGTAGACATTATCTACAAATATAATAAAATATATTTCTACCCAGCCCTAATTTCAAGGATTCCCCTTTATTTTAAATGCTATCAGGCTTATTATCAATCAAATACTGCTTGACTTTTTTGATATCACCATATTTAGGAAGGTCATTTTCAAACCTTGGGAAAATTTTCCTTAAAGCTTGATAAACCTTATGAGTCTTGCCAGACAGTTTACCTTCAATATCCAGATAATCTATTCCCTGAAGAATTGACATCATCTCTATTGATATTACTTCGAAAGTAT
Proteins encoded in this region:
- the fabG gene encoding 3-oxoacyl-ACP reductase FabG; its protein translation is MKYALVTGGSRGIGRAVCLNLAEMGYKILINFQSNVQEAEKTLELIREKGSDGELMQFNVSKKEEVEGVLGTWLEKNPDKVIEVLVNNAGIRKDNLLMWMSEEEWHGVLDISLNGFFYITRLVVKGMLVNKYGRIVNVVSLSGIKGMPGQTNYSASKAAIIGATKALAQEVGRRGVTVNAVAPGFIVTDMTKDINEKEFKSLIPLARFGTAEEVSNVVSFLASDKASYVTGEVISVNGGLYT